From Salvelinus sp. IW2-2015 unplaced genomic scaffold, ASM291031v2 Un_scaffold4208, whole genome shotgun sequence, the proteins below share one genomic window:
- the LOC112077025 gene encoding protein RIC-3, with protein sequence MVFSSSQQVVVAFTAVLFAFVVFPRMFGVGSGAKETRGFDARYNRKAGPGPGPGAVRGQPVNKNTAGSMNKAQTLENMQQMKVLMEQEMKGDKYKTNSNKGYVFTLMPLYAVGVGLFAAYKFLKIKSADDSQAQKNKDAKGPKKSEETENQLTELEQRLAQTEKMLNSILTQLDPLTSCVKSVAQEQKNEIMSQLQSIRHLMKKRGMDCPPLNIEEPQCERNLDDLIESLAAHGDTSPEVVAPADDDQSGVVKEEEPVHLQQHRPESKDEYSATGAEEEDMPSLDDSCETXIEDMGPAQSIPEERPSTGLRRRNRLE encoded by the exons ATGGTTTTCTCATCGTCCCAGCAAGTGGTGGTCGCATTTACGGCGGTGTTGTTTGCYTTTGTGGTGTTCCCTAGAATGTTCGGCGTAGGGTCCGGAGCGAAGGAAACTAGAGGTTTTGATGCACGCTACAACAGAAAAG CGGGTCCGGGACCAGGACCAGGTGCAGTGAGAGGGCAGCCGGTCAACAAGAACACGGCTGGCTCCATGAATAAAGCTCAAACCCTGGAGAACATGCAGCAGATGAAGGTGCTGATGGAGCAGGAGATGAAGGGTGACAAATACAAAACCAACAGCAACAAGGGCTACGTGTTCACGCTGATGCCGCTCTACGCCGTCGGAGTCGGCCTCTTTGCAGCGTACAAATTTCTGAAG ATCAAGTCTGCAGATGACTCTCAAGCCCAAAAGAACAAGGATGCCAAAGGTCCCAAGAAGTCGGAGGAGACAG AGAATCAGCTTACAGAGCTGGAGCAGCGGCTAGCGCAAACAGAGAAGATGCTCAACTCCATTCTCACCCAACTGGACCCATTGACAAGTTG TGTCAAGTCTGTGGCCCAGGAACAGAAGAACGAGATCATGTCCCAGCTCCAGTCCATCCGCCACCTGATGAAGAAGAGAGGCATGGACTGTCCACCCCTTAACATTGAAG AGCCGCAGTGCGAGAGGAACCTGGATGACCTCATCGAGTCTCTGGCAGCCCACGGCGACACCTCGCCAGAGGTGGTCGCTCCTGCGGAYGACGATCAAAGTGGtgtcgtgaaagaggaggagcCAGTCCACCTCCAGCAGCACCGCCCTGAATCCAAGGATGAGTACTCYGCAACCGGCGCTGAGGAGGAGGACATGCCCTCCTTGGATGATTCTTGTGAGACKYACATTGAGGACATGGGCCCAGCCCAGAGCATTCCAGAAGAAAGGCCTTCAACTGGGCTCAGACGACGCAACAGGCTGGAATGA